In the Kineosporiaceae bacterium genome, one interval contains:
- a CDS encoding 5'-3' exonuclease: MLVDSASLYFRAFFGVKESITAPDGTPVNAVRGFLDMLATLITRRRPVRLVACWDDDWRPAFRVAAIPSYKAHRLAPVQPSGGPDVEITPDALDVQVPIIAAALEVLGIARLGGAGLEADDVMGTLTTREVRRAHAAGATADVDVVTGDRDLFQLVDDAGVVRVLYTGKGVRNLDEVDQARLAEKYGVADGAGYAAMAALRGDPSDGLPGVPGIGEKTAASLIARYRDLPTLRAAAASPDSDLSPANRRRLLEASGYLDVAPTVVEVVREADLPMPDDALPLTPPDHDALVAFAARWNLDSSIVRMVTALAGG, encoded by the coding sequence ATGCTGGTCGATTCGGCCTCGCTCTATTTCCGGGCCTTCTTCGGGGTCAAGGAATCGATCACCGCCCCGGACGGCACGCCGGTCAACGCGGTGCGTGGCTTCCTGGACATGCTCGCCACGCTGATCACGCGGCGGCGTCCGGTTCGGCTGGTGGCCTGCTGGGATGACGACTGGCGCCCGGCGTTCCGCGTGGCGGCGATCCCCTCGTACAAGGCGCACCGGTTGGCGCCGGTCCAGCCGTCGGGCGGGCCGGACGTCGAGATCACGCCTGACGCACTCGACGTCCAAGTACCGATCATCGCCGCGGCGCTCGAGGTGCTCGGCATCGCCCGGTTGGGCGGGGCGGGGCTCGAGGCCGATGACGTGATGGGCACGCTGACCACTCGCGAGGTGCGACGGGCGCACGCGGCCGGGGCGACGGCTGACGTCGACGTGGTCACCGGCGACCGCGACCTGTTCCAGCTCGTCGACGACGCCGGAGTGGTGCGGGTGCTCTACACCGGCAAGGGGGTGCGCAACCTGGACGAGGTCGACCAGGCGCGTCTGGCCGAGAAGTACGGCGTCGCGGACGGGGCCGGGTATGCCGCGATGGCCGCCCTGCGCGGTGATCCCAGCGACGGACTGCCGGGGGTGCCGGGTATCGGGGAGAAGACCGCGGCCTCACTGATCGCCCGCTACCGGGATCTGCCCACCTTGCGGGCAGCGGCGGCCTCGCCGGACAGCGACCTGTCCCCCGCGAACCGGCGCCGCTTGCTGGAGGCGTCCGGCTATCTCGACGTGGCACCCACCGTGGTCGAGGTGGTGCGCGAGGCCGACCTGCCGATGCCGGACGACGCGCTGCCGCTCACCCCGCCCGATCACGACGCGCTGGTGGCGTTCGCCGCCCGGTGGAACCTGGACTCCTCGATCGTTCGCATGGTCACCGCACTGGCGGGCGGCTGA
- a CDS encoding Lrp/AsnC family transcriptional regulator, with amino-acid sequence MEEIDQQIVHLLSRDGRMSFTDLGKATGLSTSAVHQRVRRLEQRGVIRGYTILVDPESLGLPLTAFVSVTPLDPAAPDDVPERLAGLPEIEACHSVAGADNYILKVRVATPGTLETLLARIRAVAGVATKTTVVLSTPFEGRPIPTGEVSEG; translated from the coding sequence GTGGAAGAGATCGACCAGCAGATCGTGCACCTGCTGTCCCGAGATGGGCGGATGAGTTTCACCGACCTCGGCAAGGCGACAGGGCTGTCCACGTCCGCCGTCCACCAGCGGGTGCGCCGGCTGGAGCAGCGCGGCGTCATCCGCGGCTACACCATCCTGGTGGACCCCGAATCGCTCGGCCTGCCGCTCACCGCGTTCGTCTCGGTCACCCCGCTCGACCCCGCCGCCCCGGACGACGTCCCGGAACGCCTGGCCGGCCTGCCGGAGATCGAGGCCTGCCACTCGGTGGCCGGGGCGGACAACTACATCCTCAAGGTGCGGGTGGCCACACCGGGGACCCTCGAGACCCTGTTGGCCCGCATCCGCGCCGTGGCCGGCGTCGCCACCAAGACCACCGTCGTCCTGTCGACGCCCTTCGAGGGACGTCCGATCCCCACCGGCGAGGTATCCGAGGGCTGA
- a CDS encoding glycosyltransferase family 4 protein, whose amino-acid sequence MRIGMIAGPWIPVPPPRYGGSEAVIDNLARGLQLAGHEVELFTIGSSTCPVSRSWLFDGPVEPIQDSTYESLHVEAAYRALSDVDVIHDHTVVGPLLASHLSRPEVPVVTTMHGPFDDKARRLYSRLPGRAHLICISGPQRASAPEIPVTAVIPHGIDTTRYLPGPGGGGYLVFVGRMNPDKGVHLAIEVARKAGLPLTVMVKMREPSERQYFAEVVEPLLGDDITLMFEPDENVRIDLVGRAEALINPIGWPEPFGLVMAEALACGTPVIARPHGAARQIVEPGLTGYLHDEVADLAEAVGRIDRIDRTACRRAAEERFSMARMVDDHVRLYERLIRSATADRPASTAIAPIVIDRRRTERRRINGWTAGPAAAELSRPVAR is encoded by the coding sequence GTGCGTATCGGAATGATCGCCGGACCATGGATTCCCGTTCCACCACCGCGCTACGGCGGCAGCGAGGCCGTCATCGACAACCTCGCCCGCGGGTTGCAGCTCGCCGGTCACGAGGTCGAGCTCTTCACCATCGGCAGCTCGACCTGCCCGGTGAGTCGATCCTGGCTGTTCGACGGGCCGGTCGAGCCCATCCAGGACAGCACCTACGAGAGCCTCCACGTCGAGGCGGCCTACCGTGCGCTGTCCGACGTCGACGTGATCCACGACCACACCGTGGTGGGTCCGCTGCTCGCCAGCCACCTCAGCCGGCCGGAGGTGCCCGTGGTCACCACCATGCACGGCCCGTTCGACGACAAGGCCCGCCGGCTCTACTCGCGCCTGCCCGGCCGCGCCCACCTCATCTGCATCTCCGGGCCCCAACGAGCCAGCGCACCCGAGATCCCGGTCACCGCGGTCATCCCGCACGGCATCGACACCACTCGGTACCTGCCCGGCCCCGGGGGCGGCGGCTACCTGGTCTTCGTCGGCCGGATGAACCCGGACAAGGGCGTCCACCTGGCCATCGAGGTCGCCCGCAAGGCGGGCCTGCCGTTGACGGTGATGGTCAAGATGCGCGAGCCGAGCGAGCGGCAGTACTTCGCCGAGGTCGTCGAGCCGCTGCTGGGTGACGACATCACGCTGATGTTCGAGCCGGACGAGAACGTGCGCATCGACCTGGTCGGGCGCGCCGAGGCCCTGATCAACCCGATCGGCTGGCCGGAGCCGTTCGGCCTGGTGATGGCCGAGGCCTTGGCGTGCGGCACGCCGGTCATCGCCCGGCCACACGGTGCCGCGCGTCAGATCGTCGAACCCGGCCTCACCGGCTACCTGCACGACGAGGTGGCCGACCTCGCCGAGGCAGTGGGACGGATCGACCGGATCGACCGGACGGCGTGCCGCCGCGCCGCCGAGGAACGGTTCAGCATGGCGCGGATGGTCGACGACCACGTCCGCCTCTACGAGCGGCTGATCCGGTCCGCCACCGCCGACCGCCCCGCATCCACGGCCATCGCACCGATCGTGATCGACCGGCGCCGCACGGAGCGCCGCCGGATCAACGGCTGGACGGCGGGTCCGGCGGCGGCGGAGCTGTCTCGGCCAGTTGCACGATGA
- a CDS encoding amylo-alpha-1,6-glucosidase — protein sequence MTDQWTFGGQPPTLAHAGVVTLVEGSTFCIGASNGDLVPPAVHGLFFRDTRILSRWQVRVDGHELEGLTVDQPDPFSAVYLSRTPPRPGRADSTLLVVRRRYIGDGMREDLTLENLAAEAVGCTVTVLVESDFADLFEVKENRVHPLAGRVGITATDSFQAEYRWMGHSRGVRVSADPAPAYQPGVLTFHVVVPGRGRWEACLQVQASVDDVPVPGRHVCGQPNGSSSPELALSAWRRHAPRFEGPAGVATTLRRSQEDLGVLRIFDPENPDRVAVAAGAPWFMSLFGRDSLLSAWMALPVDRQLAVGTLQTLGGLQGKVDNPLTEEQPGRIMHERRAGLATELMLGGSDVYYGSADATPLFVMLLEQAWRWGARAEEVTALLPFADRALEWVIGEGDRDGDGFVEYRRATDRGLANQGWKDSWDGINFAGGRIAEPPIALCEVQGYAYAAFRARAALASDFGDEHGAHRWSERARALKAAFNEAFWLPERGYYAIALDGAKQPVDALASNMGHCLWTGIVDDEHAAQVVEHLVSPAMFTGWGIRTLASTMGAYNPMSYHNGSVWPHDSAIVVAGLVRYGFVPQAHQVAAGLMDAAEAFGGRLPELFCGFDRSDFSGPVPYPTSCSPQAWAAATPLLLLRSLLQLEPDVPAGRIALAPQLPAGLLPIAIERLSVADGQLSLTVDATGRCTVTRSPDHLIVQLAETAPPPPDPPSSR from the coding sequence ATGACGGATCAGTGGACCTTCGGGGGCCAGCCACCGACCCTGGCGCATGCCGGCGTCGTGACCCTGGTCGAGGGCTCGACCTTCTGTATCGGTGCGAGCAACGGCGACCTGGTACCACCCGCCGTCCACGGGTTGTTCTTTCGTGACACCCGCATCCTGTCGCGGTGGCAGGTACGGGTCGACGGCCATGAGCTCGAGGGCCTGACGGTCGACCAGCCGGACCCGTTCTCGGCGGTGTACCTGTCCCGGACGCCGCCACGCCCGGGGCGGGCCGACAGCACGTTGCTGGTGGTGCGCCGCCGCTACATCGGCGACGGGATGCGCGAGGACCTGACGCTGGAGAACCTCGCCGCCGAGGCGGTCGGGTGCACGGTGACCGTGCTGGTGGAGTCGGACTTCGCGGACCTGTTCGAGGTGAAGGAGAACCGCGTCCATCCGCTGGCGGGCCGGGTGGGGATCACGGCGACCGACTCGTTCCAGGCCGAGTACCGCTGGATGGGTCACTCCCGAGGGGTGCGGGTGAGCGCCGACCCGGCTCCGGCCTATCAGCCGGGGGTGCTGACCTTTCACGTCGTCGTGCCGGGGCGCGGTCGGTGGGAGGCGTGCCTGCAGGTGCAGGCCTCGGTGGACGACGTGCCGGTTCCGGGGCGACACGTCTGCGGTCAACCGAACGGGTCGAGTTCGCCGGAGCTGGCCCTGAGCGCCTGGCGCCGGCACGCGCCGCGGTTCGAGGGGCCTGCCGGGGTGGCCACCACTCTGCGCCGCAGTCAAGAAGACCTCGGGGTGCTGCGCATCTTCGACCCGGAAAATCCCGACCGGGTGGCCGTGGCGGCGGGTGCACCGTGGTTCATGTCGTTGTTCGGGCGCGACAGCCTGCTGTCGGCGTGGATGGCGTTGCCCGTCGATCGCCAGCTCGCGGTCGGCACCCTGCAAACCCTGGGTGGGCTGCAGGGCAAGGTCGACAACCCGCTCACCGAGGAGCAGCCCGGCCGGATCATGCACGAACGTCGCGCGGGTCTGGCCACCGAACTGATGCTCGGCGGCAGCGACGTGTACTACGGCAGCGCCGATGCCACGCCGTTGTTCGTCATGTTGCTCGAGCAGGCGTGGCGCTGGGGAGCGCGCGCCGAGGAGGTCACGGCCCTTCTGCCGTTCGCCGACCGCGCCCTGGAATGGGTGATCGGGGAGGGCGACCGCGACGGTGACGGGTTCGTCGAGTACCGCCGGGCGACCGATCGCGGTTTGGCCAACCAGGGGTGGAAGGACTCCTGGGACGGCATCAACTTCGCCGGCGGCCGCATCGCCGAGCCGCCGATCGCCCTGTGCGAGGTGCAGGGGTACGCCTATGCGGCATTCCGCGCCCGCGCGGCGCTGGCGTCCGACTTCGGTGACGAGCACGGAGCCCATCGCTGGTCCGAGCGTGCCCGCGCGCTGAAGGCTGCCTTCAACGAGGCGTTCTGGTTGCCCGAGCGCGGCTACTACGCCATCGCTCTGGACGGCGCGAAGCAGCCGGTGGACGCGCTGGCGTCCAACATGGGGCACTGCCTGTGGACCGGCATCGTGGACGACGAGCATGCCGCCCAGGTGGTCGAGCACCTGGTCTCCCCCGCGATGTTCACCGGGTGGGGCATCCGGACCCTGGCCTCGACCATGGGCGCCTACAACCCGATGTCCTATCACAACGGGTCGGTCTGGCCACACGACAGCGCGATCGTGGTGGCGGGCCTGGTGCGCTACGGCTTCGTGCCGCAGGCGCACCAGGTGGCCGCCGGCCTGATGGACGCCGCGGAGGCGTTCGGGGGCCGGTTGCCCGAGTTGTTCTGCGGCTTCGATCGGTCCGACTTCAGCGGTCCGGTGCCCTACCCGACCTCGTGTTCACCGCAGGCCTGGGCGGCGGCGACCCCCTTGCTGCTCCTGCGCAGTCTGCTGCAGCTCGAACCGGATGTGCCCGCGGGGCGGATCGCTCTCGCTCCGCAGCTACCGGCCGGCCTGCTGCCGATCGCCATCGAGCGGCTGTCGGTCGCCGACGGTCAGCTGTCGCTGACCGTCGACGCAACCGGCAGGTGCACCGTGACCCGCAGTCCCGATCACCTCATCGTGCAACTGGCCGAGACAGCTCCGCCGCCGCCGGACCCGCCGTCCAGCCGTTGA
- a CDS encoding lysine 2,3-aminomutase: MTAGGGSPYQPYVYRRAELIEPDWRRLPGWREVTDEQWRSAQWQRVNCVKNVRQLRAVLGDLADDAFYADLERDQAERATMSMLVPPQMINTMVPATTSPMPAAGAAFTAALYADPVRRYMLPVFSDRHPTWPSHPFATRDSLHEHDMWVAEGLTHRYPTKVLAELLPTCPQYCGHCTRMDLVGNSTPQVAKLKFDLKPVDRLDHMIDYLRASSEVRDVVVSGGDVANLPWKNLESFVMRLLEIDTIRDVRLATKALMGLPQHWLQPDVVEGMGRIARAARSRGVNLAVHTHVNHAASVTPLVAEATMAMLEAGVRDVRNQGVLMRGINAEVNDLLDLCFALQDGAMITPYYFYMCDMIPFSEHWRVSLGHAQELQHGIMGYLPGFATPRIVCDVPFVGKRWVHQAHSYDPVRGISQWTKNYRTSIEADDEGALTRTYPYYDPVDTLPERGQQWWRANADLARVEADALTQAAASRLAAQAQASAVSHTLA, encoded by the coding sequence CTGACCGCCGGCGGCGGCTCGCCGTACCAGCCGTACGTCTACCGGCGCGCCGAGCTGATCGAGCCCGACTGGCGCCGATTGCCGGGCTGGCGCGAGGTCACCGACGAGCAGTGGCGCAGCGCCCAGTGGCAGCGCGTCAACTGCGTCAAGAACGTGCGCCAGCTGCGCGCCGTCCTGGGTGATCTCGCCGACGACGCGTTCTACGCCGACCTCGAGCGCGACCAGGCCGAGCGGGCCACCATGTCGATGCTGGTACCGCCGCAGATGATCAACACGATGGTGCCGGCCACCACCTCGCCGATGCCGGCCGCCGGCGCCGCGTTCACGGCGGCCCTGTACGCCGACCCGGTGCGCCGCTACATGCTGCCGGTGTTCTCCGACCGGCACCCGACCTGGCCCTCGCATCCGTTCGCCACCCGTGACTCGTTGCACGAGCACGACATGTGGGTGGCCGAGGGCCTGACCCACCGCTACCCCACCAAGGTGCTCGCCGAGCTGCTGCCCACCTGCCCGCAGTACTGCGGCCACTGCACCCGGATGGACCTGGTCGGCAACTCCACCCCCCAGGTCGCGAAGCTGAAGTTCGACCTCAAGCCGGTGGACCGGCTCGACCACATGATCGACTACCTGCGGGCCTCCTCGGAGGTGCGCGACGTCGTGGTCTCGGGTGGCGACGTGGCGAACCTGCCGTGGAAGAACCTCGAGTCGTTCGTGATGCGCCTGCTCGAGATCGACACCATCCGCGACGTCCGGCTGGCCACCAAGGCCCTGATGGGTCTGCCGCAGCACTGGCTGCAGCCCGACGTGGTCGAGGGCATGGGCCGTATCGCCCGGGCAGCGCGCTCGCGCGGGGTCAACCTCGCGGTGCACACGCACGTCAACCACGCTGCCTCGGTCACCCCGCTGGTCGCCGAGGCCACCATGGCCATGCTCGAGGCGGGGGTGCGCGACGTCCGCAACCAGGGCGTCCTGATGCGTGGCATCAACGCCGAGGTGAACGACCTGCTCGACCTGTGCTTCGCGCTGCAGGACGGCGCCATGATCACGCCGTACTACTTCTACATGTGCGACATGATCCCGTTCAGTGAGCACTGGCGGGTGAGCCTGGGCCATGCGCAGGAGCTGCAGCACGGGATCATGGGCTACCTGCCCGGTTTCGCCACCCCGCGGATCGTGTGCGACGTGCCGTTCGTCGGCAAGCGCTGGGTACACCAGGCGCACTCCTACGACCCGGTGCGGGGCATCTCGCAGTGGACCAAGAACTACCGCACCTCGATCGAGGCGGACGACGAGGGCGCGCTGACCCGCACCTACCCCTATTACGACCCGGTGGACACCCTGCCCGAGCGCGGTCAGCAGTGGTGGCGGGCGAACGCCGATCTCGCCCGGGTCGAGGCCGATGCCCTCACGCAGGCGGCTGCCAGCCGGCTCGCGGCCCAGGCCCAGGCGAGCGCGGTGAGCCACACGCTCGCCTGA
- a CDS encoding 1-acyl-sn-glycerol-3-phosphate acyltransferase, which translates to MGYLIARWLLGSFFRLVWRPRIVGVEHIPATGPVIIASNHLSFIDSVVIPLVVPRRVRFLAKAEYFEGTGLRGWVNRAFFTAVDAVPVNRDSQRNAMASLRLAMDVLAQGAAFGIYPEGTRSRDGRLYQGRTGVGWLALESGAPVVPVALVGTDGVQPVGARFPRPHPVKISFAAPIDPTPWVEAVATSGGGARARREITEAIMAAIAAMSPQELAHTYNDPPADPNEPTTTT; encoded by the coding sequence GTGGGCTACCTGATCGCCCGATGGCTGCTCGGCTCGTTCTTCCGTCTGGTCTGGCGGCCCAGGATCGTGGGTGTGGAGCACATCCCCGCCACAGGTCCGGTGATCATCGCCAGCAATCACCTGAGCTTCATCGACAGCGTGGTGATCCCGCTCGTGGTGCCGCGCCGGGTGAGGTTCCTGGCCAAGGCCGAGTACTTCGAGGGCACCGGCCTGCGGGGCTGGGTGAATCGTGCCTTCTTCACCGCGGTGGATGCGGTGCCGGTCAACCGTGACAGCCAGCGCAATGCCATGGCCTCGTTGCGACTGGCCATGGACGTGTTGGCCCAGGGCGCGGCGTTCGGCATCTACCCCGAGGGCACTCGATCGCGGGACGGCCGGCTCTACCAGGGGCGCACCGGCGTGGGCTGGCTCGCGCTGGAATCGGGCGCACCCGTCGTCCCGGTGGCTCTGGTCGGTACGGACGGCGTGCAACCGGTCGGTGCGCGCTTCCCGCGGCCCCACCCCGTCAAGATCAGCTTCGCCGCACCCATCGACCCCACCCCCTGGGTCGAGGCGGTCGCGACCTCCGGCGGTGGAGCCAGGGCGCGCCGCGAGATCACCGAGGCCATCATGGCCGCCATCGCCGCCATGTCACCCCAAGAGTTGGCGCACACCTACAACGACCCCCCCGCCGACCCCAACGAGCCCACCACGACCACCTGA
- a CDS encoding lysine 5,6-aminomutase subunit alpha: MTRRSSVISLDPATVRRARTLARRAGRPVVRLATAHTTVSVERATLRLAGLTGADTERIPWVNHLVDAVRAETGLGHGVCLPVWDALARGEAEDLLTLAQKAAAGSVSFRLPEGRDAARAARTSRAAVAGGIRRIDRARGQRDKLIARLGDAPRRPWIYLIVATGDIYEDVVQAQAAARAGADVIAVIRSTGQSLLDYVPEGATREGYAGTYATQENFRIMRTALDEVSRELGRYVRLTNYASGLCMPEIAALAGMERLDMMLNDSMYGILFRDINPIRTFVDQRFSRQIHARAGIIINTGEDNYLTTADAVDAAHTVTVSQLLNEYFAAEAGLEAWQMGLGHAFEIDPAVPQSFRLELAHALLARTLFPDAPLKWMPPTKHMTGDVFRGYLLDGFFNLAGALTGQGILLVGMMTEAVVTPWLSDRDLALQNVRYVMDACSGLTEDFHPPADGFIATRARTVLGEAVELLEKIVDDGLLNAIGDGTFGLMRRPADAGKGLDGVERRETGYLNPALDLLAEGASR; encoded by the coding sequence ATGACTCGTCGATCCTCGGTGATCAGTCTCGACCCCGCGACGGTGCGTCGAGCGCGCACCCTGGCTCGCCGCGCCGGGCGACCCGTCGTCCGGCTGGCGACGGCGCACACCACGGTCTCGGTCGAGCGCGCCACGCTGCGCCTGGCCGGGCTGACCGGCGCCGACACCGAGCGCATCCCCTGGGTGAACCACCTGGTCGATGCCGTGCGCGCCGAGACCGGCCTGGGTCACGGCGTCTGCCTGCCGGTGTGGGACGCCCTGGCCCGAGGCGAGGCCGAGGACCTGCTCACGCTGGCCCAGAAGGCCGCCGCCGGATCGGTGAGCTTCCGCCTGCCCGAGGGCCGGGACGCCGCCCGCGCCGCCCGCACCTCCCGCGCCGCGGTAGCCGGGGGCATCCGGCGGATCGACCGGGCCCGCGGCCAGCGCGACAAGCTGATCGCGCGCCTGGGTGACGCACCGCGCCGTCCCTGGATCTATCTCATCGTCGCCACCGGCGACATCTACGAGGACGTCGTCCAGGCCCAGGCGGCCGCCCGAGCCGGCGCCGACGTCATCGCGGTGATCCGCTCGACCGGGCAGAGCCTGCTCGACTACGTGCCCGAGGGAGCCACCCGCGAGGGGTACGCCGGCACCTACGCCACGCAGGAGAACTTCCGCATCATGCGGACAGCGCTCGACGAGGTGAGTCGCGAGCTCGGCCGGTACGTCCGGCTGACCAACTACGCCTCGGGGCTGTGCATGCCCGAGATCGCGGCGCTGGCCGGCATGGAACGCCTCGACATGATGCTCAACGACTCCATGTACGGAATCTTGTTTCGCGACATCAACCCGATCCGCACCTTCGTCGACCAGCGGTTCTCCCGCCAGATCCACGCCCGCGCCGGGATCATCATCAACACCGGCGAGGACAACTACCTCACCACCGCCGACGCCGTGGACGCCGCCCACACCGTCACGGTCAGCCAGTTGCTGAACGAGTACTTCGCCGCCGAGGCCGGCCTCGAGGCCTGGCAGATGGGCCTGGGGCACGCCTTCGAGATCGACCCTGCGGTGCCGCAGTCGTTCCGGCTGGAGTTGGCGCACGCGCTGCTCGCCCGCACGCTGTTCCCGGACGCCCCGCTGAAGTGGATGCCGCCCACCAAACACATGACCGGCGACGTCTTCCGCGGCTACCTGCTCGACGGCTTCTTCAACCTGGCCGGGGCGCTCACCGGCCAGGGCATCCTGCTGGTCGGCATGATGACCGAGGCCGTCGTCACCCCGTGGCTGTCCGACCGCGACCTCGCGCTGCAGAACGTGCGATACGTGATGGACGCCTGCTCCGGCCTGACCGAGGACTTCCACCCGCCGGCCGACGGCTTCATCGCCACCCGCGCCCGCACCGTGCTCGGCGAGGCGGTCGAGTTGCTGGAGAAGATCGTGGACGACGGCCTGCTGAACGCCATCGGCGACGGCACGTTCGGGCTGATGCGCCGGCCGGCCGATGCCGGCAAGGGACTGGACGGCGTCGAACGACGCGAGACCGGGTATCTCAACCCCGCCCTCGATCTGCTCGCGGAAGGAGCCTCGCGATGA
- a CDS encoding cobalamin-dependent protein (Presence of a B(12) (cobalamin)-binding domain implies dependence on cobalamin itself, in one of its several forms, or in some unusual lineages, dependence on a cobalamin-like analog.), whose protein sequence is MTASGSVIRPYGDTTGDGMVQLSFTLPVPAGKKAEGAAQQLARAMGMDPALVVHAKAMGEDYTFFVVYGRVNHLVDLDAVHVAEREYPLLAAKEVNAAIRTRLRRKLVVVGACIGTDAHTVGIDAILNIKGFAGEKGLEYYREIEVHNLGAQVLVPDLVERAIATRADAVLVSQVVTQKDAHLHNTREMSAAFREAYPAERRPVLVVGGPRFDEGAATDLGVDRIFGKGTTPGEVASYLVHRLVPAKAATAARTRSSRRTA, encoded by the coding sequence ATGACCGCGTCCGGCTCGGTGATCCGGCCCTATGGCGACACCACCGGTGACGGCATGGTGCAGCTGTCGTTCACCCTGCCCGTCCCGGCGGGCAAGAAGGCCGAGGGTGCCGCCCAGCAGTTGGCCCGGGCCATGGGCATGGACCCCGCCCTGGTCGTGCACGCCAAGGCGATGGGGGAGGACTACACCTTCTTCGTCGTCTACGGCCGGGTGAACCACCTGGTCGACCTGGACGCCGTCCACGTCGCCGAACGCGAGTACCCGCTGCTGGCCGCCAAGGAGGTCAACGCCGCGATCCGCACCCGGCTGCGCCGCAAACTGGTCGTGGTCGGCGCCTGCATCGGCACCGATGCCCACACCGTCGGCATCGACGCGATCCTCAACATCAAGGGCTTCGCCGGCGAGAAGGGCCTGGAGTACTACCGCGAGATCGAGGTGCACAACCTCGGCGCCCAGGTGCTGGTGCCCGACCTGGTCGAGCGCGCCATCGCCACTCGGGCGGACGCCGTCCTGGTCTCGCAGGTGGTGACCCAGAAGGACGCCCACCTGCACAACACCCGCGAGATGTCGGCCGCGTTCCGCGAGGCCTACCCGGCCGAGCGGCGTCCGGTGCTGGTCGTCGGCGGCCCGCGCTTCGACGAGGGGGCCGCCACCGACCTCGGCGTCGACCGCATCTTCGGCAAGGGGACCACGCCGGGCGAGGTCGCCTCGTACCTGGTGCACCGCCTCGTCCCGGCCAAGGCCGCCACGGCCGCCCGCACCCGTTCGTCCCGGAGGACCGCATGA
- a CDS encoding 3-aminobutyryl-CoA ammonia-lyase produces MTTDPRLGLTVSHRRYVPYSHAHYAGNLVDGAYSLACFGDVATEVCIRSDGDEGLFASYSEVTFHAPVRAGDVLEVTARIVRVGRRSREIEFSATVLCRGTADQDGASAGAAAVLDPPLVATTARGTVVVP; encoded by the coding sequence ATGACCACCGACCCGCGCCTCGGCCTGACCGTCAGCCACCGCCGGTACGTGCCCTACAGCCACGCCCACTACGCCGGCAACCTGGTGGACGGCGCCTACAGCCTGGCCTGTTTCGGTGACGTCGCCACCGAGGTGTGCATCCGATCAGACGGCGACGAGGGCTTGTTCGCCTCGTATTCCGAGGTGACCTTCCACGCTCCCGTGCGCGCCGGGGACGTCCTCGAGGTGACCGCACGCATCGTCCGAGTGGGACGGCGCAGCCGAGAGATCGAGTTCAGCGCCACCGTGCTCTGCCGGGGCACGGCCGACCAGGACGGCGCGAGCGCGGGAGCCGCCGCAGTACTCGACCCACCACTGGTGGCCACCACGGCCCGGGGCACCGTCGTCGTGCCGTGA